A stretch of the Malus domestica chromosome 08, GDT2T_hap1 genome encodes the following:
- the LOC103428919 gene encoding tubby-like F-box protein 8, which translates to MSFRSIVRDVRDGFGSLSRRGFEVRLTSHHRGKSHGSLNDLHDQPLIVQNSRWASLPAELLYDVIRRLEESESTWPSRKHVVACASVCRSWRIMCKEIVKKPEICGKLTFPVSLKQPGSRDGLVQCFIKRDKSNLTYHLFLCLSPALLVENGKFLLSAKRTRRTTCTEYVISMDADNISRSSSSYIGKLRSNFLGTKFIVYDTQPAYTSEHVPPPGRSSRRFNSKKVSPKVPTGSYNIAQITYELNVLGTRGPRRMHCIMHSIPVSSLDAGGTVPGQPELLTRALEDSFRSISFSKSLDHSVEFSSTRFSEIDVPRDDEDGKTRPLVLKNKPPRWHEQLQCWCLNFRGRVTVASVKNFQLIAATQPAAGAPTPSQPAPPELDKILLQFGKVGKDMFTMDYRYPLSAFQAFAICLSSFDTKLACE; encoded by the exons ATGTCGTTCCGTAGCATAGTTCGTGATGTTAGGGATGGCTTTGGGAGCTTATCTAGACGGGGTTTTGAAGTCCGGCTGACGAGCCATCATAGAGGAAAATCTCATGGCTCGTTAAATGATTTACATGACCAGCCTCTCATTGTTCAGAACAGTCGTTGGGCTAGCCTCCCCGCAGAACTATTATATGATGTAATCAGGAGGCTGGAGGAGAGTGAGAGCACATGGCCTTCTCGAAAGCATGTTGTTGCATGTGCCTCAGTTTGCCGTTCTTGGAGGATTATGTGCAAAGAAATCGTTAAGAAGCCTGAGATCTGCGGGAAGCTTACTTTTCCTGTGTCGCTGAAGCag CCAGGTTCACGGGATGGACTCGTTCAATGCTTCATTAAAAGGGATAAATCCAATTTAACATATCATCTATTTCTGTGTCTTAGCCCTG CTTTGCTAGTTGAGAATGGGAAATTCCTTCTTTCTGCAAAGAGGACTCGAAGAACTACTTGTACAGAATATGTTATCTCTATGGATGCTGACAACATCTCTAGATCAAGCAGCAGTTACATTGGAAAGTTAAG GTCAAACTTTCTTGGCACAAAATTCATTGTATACGATACGCAGCCTGCATACACTTCTGAACATGTTCCCCCACCAGGGCGGTCAAGCCGTAGATTTAATTCCAAAAAAGTCTCACCAAAAGTCCCGACTGGCAGCTATAACATTGCTCAGATAACATATGAGCTAAATGTGCTGGGCACTCGCGGTCCTAGAAGGATGCATTGCATCATGCATTCTATTCCGGTCTCATCTCTTGATGCAGGAGGTACTGTCCCTGGCCAACCAGAACTCCTTACCCGAGCCCTGGAAGACTCATTCCGAAGTATCTCTTTCTCAAAGTCTCTTGACCACTCAGTAGAATTCAGCAGTACACGATTTTCTGAAATTGATGTACCCCGAGATGATGAGGATGGCAAGACAAGACCCTTGGTTTTGAAAAACAAGCCCCCACGATGGCATGAACAATTACAGTGTTGGTGCCTGAACTTCCGAGGCAGGGTAACTGTTGCTTCTGTTAAGAACTTTCAGTTGATTGCTGCTACTCAGCCTGCTGCTGGTGCACCTACTCCATCACAGCCAGCGCCGCCAGAGCTCGACAAGATACTCTTGCAGTTTGGCAAGGTTGGTAAAGATATGTTCACGATGGATTATCGCTATCCCTTATCTGCATTTCAGGCTTTTGCTATCTGCTTGAGCAGCTTCGACACGAAATTGGCTTGTGAATAG